The Bacillus sp. Bos-x628 genome segment CAAAAGAAGGAATTACTTCGGATCAAGCAGTACAAGCCGTTAAAAAGGAAAACACTGTCACTACATTAAAAGACGTCAAATTAGCAAGAGAAGGTGACGTTCTGCTTTGGGAAGTGACTTATTTAAATGAAAATAATCAATATAGCTTTAGCTATGTTGACTTTACGACTGGCCAAGTGGAAAAAAATTTAACACCTTAGTTTCTCCCATCTTGCGTTGACCACGCTGTTTTAGAACGGTTATAATAAAATGTATGAAAAAAATCACACCTGACTTAAGGGTAAGGTTTTTCTGGCTTTGGAGGGGAAATAGTTGAAATCAACCATTAATCAAGTATATAAACACGTCGATGAAGAAGTGACAATCGGCGCATGGATTGCCAATAAACGATCTAGCGGAAAAATTGCATTCTTGCAGCTGCGTGACGGGACAGGCTTTATTCAAGGAGTCGTTGTGAAAACAGAGGTTGAAGAGGATGTCTTTCAGCTTGCGAAATCCGTCACACAAGAAACATCTGTATATGTGACGGGACAAGTCACAAAAGATGAGCGTTCACCATTTGGTTTCGAGTTGCAAGTAAAATCCATTGAGGTGATCCACGAAGCAAAGAATTATCCAATTACACCAAAAGAACATGGAACAGAGTTCTTAATGGATCATCGACATCTTTGGCTGCGTTCGAAAAAACAGCATGCCATGATGAAAATCCGGAACGAAATTATTCGTGCTACATATGAGTTTTTCCATCAGGAGGGCTTTGTCAAGGTTGATCCGCCAATTTTAACAGGAAGTGCTCCAGAAGGAACAACTGAGCTGTTCGCAACCAAATATTTTGATGAGGATGCTTATTTGTCGCAAAGTGGGCAACTTTATATGGAAGCTGCTGCAATGGCACTAGGAAAAGTATTTTCATTTGGTCCAACATTTAGAGCTGAAAAATCTAAAACAAAACGTCATTTAATCGAATTTTGGATGATTGAGCCGGAGATGGCCTTTGTTGAATTTAATGAAAACCTTGAATATCAAGAAAAATACGTTTCTCACATTGTACAAAGTGTGCTAGAAAATTGTAAAGTTGAACTGCATACACTTGGCCGTGATACTGAAAAATTAGAAAAGATTAAAGCACCATTCCCACGCATCACGTATGATGAAGCCATTAAATTCTTGCAGGATAAAGGATTTAATGACATTGAATGGGGAGATGACTTTGGTGCACCTCATGAAACAGCAATCGCTGAAAGTTATGATAAACCAGTGTTCATTACACATTACCCAACATCATTAAAACCGTTTTATATGCAGCCTGCGCCAGATCGTGATGACGTGGTGCTTTGTGCAGACTTAATTGCACCAGAAGGTTACGGTGAAATTATCGGCGGTTCTGAGCGTATTCATGATTTAGATTTGCTAGAAGCAAGATTAAAAGAGCACGGATTAGATCAAGAAACATACAAATGGTACACAGAATTAAGACAATATGGGTCTGTACCGCATTCAGGTTTCGGTCTTGGACTTGAACGAACAGTCGCATGGATTAGTGGAGCACCGCATGTACGTGAAACCATTCCATTCCCAAGATTATTAAACCGTTTATATCCATAAGACAAGAAAGCCTCCAATCAATGGGGGCTTTTTCAAACGTCTTTTGACAGGCACGTGAAATAAAACGTGATATACTGAATGTGAAGAGGTGTATCCGATGAACAGGCAGCAATTTATTGAAATGCAGCAAAAGGGGTCAACTAGTTTACCTAATTTGTTAATTGCTCATTATGAGCAATTAGGACTAAATGAAACACAAATGATGGTGATGTTAAAAATTAAGATGAATGAAGAACAAGGCGTTTTCTTTCAAACGTTTGAAGAGCTTTCTGCTGGTATGACCATTTCAGCTGAAGAGTGTGCCAATATGGTTCAGCAGTTAATTCAAAAAGGGTTTATATCGATTCAACCATTTGAAGATCGGTCTGGTATTCAGCATGATCGATATTCGATAGAGCCTTTATGGGGCATGTTATACGACTTTCTAGAGGCAAAACAGGTCAAAGAAAAACAAATGAACCATATTGAAGAAGAAAAGTCTTTATATTCATTATTTGAAGAGGAGTTTGGAAGACCGCTCTCTCCACTTGAAGGAGAAACACTTTCGATCTGGATGGATCAAGACCATCATGATGCCGCGATGATTCGTTTAGCCCTAAGAGAAGCGGTCTTATCAGGAAAATTAAATTTTCGCTATATAGACCGAATTTTATTTGAATGGAAAAAGAAAGGGCTGAAAACAGCTGAAGAAGCGAAAGAGCATAGCCAGCATTTCCGTTCACAGCGAAAACCAATGCAACCCAAAGAAGATGCTTCATCTTATAAACGACAAGTTCCTTTTTATAATTGGCTGGAACAATAATCAATAAAGGAGAAGGCATGTTATCAAAAAAACAAATCAATGAGTGTTTAGAAGTCATAGGAGAAATGTTTCCGGAGGCTGAGTGTGAGCTTGTTCATTCTAACCCATTTGAACTTGTGATCGCCGTTTTACTATCGGCTCAATGTACAGATGTTCTTGTGAACAAAGTGACGAAAACACTTTTTCAAAAATATAAAACACCAGAAGACTATTTAAGTGTCCCTCTTGAAGAATTACAGCAAGATATTCGCTCGATCGGTCTTTACCGTAATAAAGCTAAAAACATCCAAAAATTAAGCGAAATGCTCATTGAAGAATATGGCGGTGAAGTGCCGAAAGACAGGGATGAGCTTGTAAAGCTTCCTGGTGTTGGTCGAAAAACAGCAAATGTCGTTGTGTCAGTTGCTTTCGGAATTCCGGCAATTGCTGTAGACACCCATGTAGAGCGTGTCAGCAAACGGCTTGGTATTTGCCGTTGGAAGGACTCTGTACTCGAAGTAGAGCAGACGTTGATGAAGAAAGTACCAAAAGAAGATTGGTCAGTGACACATCATCGTTTAATTTTTTTTGGCAGATATCATTGCAAAGCGCAGCGGCCGCAATGTGAATCCTGTCCGCTTCTTGATATGTGTAGAGAAGGACAGAAGAGGCTAAAAAAAGGGTTGGTGAAGCTGGCATGAGTGCAGCAAGTGTTTTCACGTCATATGTTGAGATGCTGAAAGATAAAAGGGTCGAGGCTTCAGGTGAGCCAATTGAAATCTTGAGAGCAAATCCGCTGGCGTTTGATTTATATCCAGACCTTTTTGCTGGTGAGCTTCCTTGGAAGCAAGCAGAAGAA includes the following:
- the asnS gene encoding asparagine--tRNA ligase, which codes for MKSTINQVYKHVDEEVTIGAWIANKRSSGKIAFLQLRDGTGFIQGVVVKTEVEEDVFQLAKSVTQETSVYVTGQVTKDERSPFGFELQVKSIEVIHEAKNYPITPKEHGTEFLMDHRHLWLRSKKQHAMMKIRNEIIRATYEFFHQEGFVKVDPPILTGSAPEGTTELFATKYFDEDAYLSQSGQLYMEAAAMALGKVFSFGPTFRAEKSKTKRHLIEFWMIEPEMAFVEFNENLEYQEKYVSHIVQSVLENCKVELHTLGRDTEKLEKIKAPFPRITYDEAIKFLQDKGFNDIEWGDDFGAPHETAIAESYDKPVFITHYPTSLKPFYMQPAPDRDDVVLCADLIAPEGYGEIIGGSERIHDLDLLEARLKEHGLDQETYKWYTELRQYGSVPHSGFGLGLERTVAWISGAPHVRETIPFPRLLNRLYP
- a CDS encoding DnaD domain-containing protein, with protein sequence MNRQQFIEMQQKGSTSLPNLLIAHYEQLGLNETQMMVMLKIKMNEEQGVFFQTFEELSAGMTISAEECANMVQQLIQKGFISIQPFEDRSGIQHDRYSIEPLWGMLYDFLEAKQVKEKQMNHIEEEKSLYSLFEEEFGRPLSPLEGETLSIWMDQDHHDAAMIRLALREAVLSGKLNFRYIDRILFEWKKKGLKTAEEAKEHSQHFRSQRKPMQPKEDASSYKRQVPFYNWLEQ
- the nth gene encoding endonuclease III; translation: MLSKKQINECLEVIGEMFPEAECELVHSNPFELVIAVLLSAQCTDVLVNKVTKTLFQKYKTPEDYLSVPLEELQQDIRSIGLYRNKAKNIQKLSEMLIEEYGGEVPKDRDELVKLPGVGRKTANVVVSVAFGIPAIAVDTHVERVSKRLGICRWKDSVLEVEQTLMKKVPKEDWSVTHHRLIFFGRYHCKAQRPQCESCPLLDMCREGQKRLKKGLVKLA